One genomic region from Lacerta agilis isolate rLacAgi1 chromosome 13, rLacAgi1.pri, whole genome shotgun sequence encodes:
- the MED9 gene encoding mediator of RNA polymerase II transcription subunit 9, which yields MATPGGGSAVGGSRPRRAALGAPRSPPGRGPSGEQQAPPPPQQQPSPAEQKFQSPAGQAPPPQGQGQQQQQQGPPQAPGAHPGQEDYSFLPLVHDIIKCMDKDSQDVHQVLNELRTKFVEVRKVIQTMQGISVSPEQQQLQLQSLREQVKTKSELLQKYKSLCMFEIPKD from the exons ATGGCGACGCCAGGAGGAGGCTCGGCCGTCGGGGGTTCTCGCCCCCGACGAGCAGCCCTCGGCGCCCCCCGGAGCCCCCCAGGCCGCGGCCCGTCGGGGGAGCAGCAGGCGCCGCCTCCGCCCCAGCAGCAGCCGTCGCCGGCCGAGCAGAAGTTCCAGTCTCCCGCCGGGCAGGCGCCTCCGCCccaggggcaggggcagcagcagcagcagcagggaccccCGCAGGCTCCCGGCGCCCACCCGGGCCAGGAGGACTACTCTTTCCTCCCCCTGGTGCACGACATCATCAAATG cATGGATAAAGACAGCCAAGACGTCCACCAGGTTTTGAACGAGCTGAGGACCAAATTCGTGGAGGTGAGGAAGGTGATCCAGACCATGCAGGGGATCTCCGTGAGCCCTgagcagcaacagctgcagcttCAAAGCCTCCGGGAGCAAGTCAAGACCAAGAGCGAATTGCTGCAGAAGTACAAAAGCCTCTGCATGTTTGAGATCCCCAAGGATTAG